A single genomic interval of Daucus carota subsp. sativus chromosome 1, DH1 v3.0, whole genome shotgun sequence harbors:
- the LOC108196686 gene encoding large ribosomal subunit protein uL14, which translates to MSKRGRGGSAGNKFRMSLGLPVAATVNCADNTGAKNLYIISVKGIKGRLNRLPSACVGDMVMATVKKGKPDLRKKVMPAVIVRQRKPWRRKDGVFMYFEDNAGVIVNPKGEMKGSAITGPIGKECADLWPRIASAANAIV; encoded by the exons ATGTCGAAGCGAG GTCGCGGAGGCTCCGCCGGAAACAAGTTCCGGATGTCGCTCGGTCTCCCCGTCGCCGCCACCGTGAATTGCGCCGACAATACCGGAGCCAAGAACCTCTACATCATTTCAGTGAAAGGAATTAAAGGACGCCTCAATCGATTGCCTTCGGCTTGTGTTGGTGATATGGTTATGGCTACTGTCAAGAAAGGGAAGCCTGATTTGAGGAAGAAGGTTATGCCTGCTGTTATCGTCAGGCAACGCAAGCCGTGGCGTCGAAAGGACGGTGTTTTCATGTATTTTGAAG ACAATGCCGGCGTCATTGTGAATCCGAAGGGGGAAATGAAAG GATCTGCTATTACGGGTCCAATTGGGAAAGAGTGTGCTGATCTTTGGCCAAGAATTGCAAGTGCAGCAAATGCTATCGTGTAG
- the LOC108207172 gene encoding uncharacterized protein LOC108207172 isoform X2, producing MLNSSFIGSSLPTTTTFYSKPTKTHKHHPTITSLNRPPPPQNPNPSPNFITTISKFLWGPSLPPQLLISTVRSTWSTTWQIMMSQLAPSDPSGSYTRPTSQFRAKPGNQFSRQNFKNLHLYVGLPCPWAHRTLMVRALKGLQESIPVSIAAPGLDGSWIFLNSGTRDKDRLVPGSDNVNGCRSLREVYKLRAGGYSGRSTVPMLWDVDKKDVVCNESYDIIELLNASFNDIALNPDLDLSPPELKKDIEKWNAIIYPNINNGVYRCGFAQSQEAYDKAVNQLFDALDLIDNHLGTSRYLCGDRLTLSDVCLFTTLIRFDIVYNVLFKCTKKKLVEYPNLHGYMRDIYQIPEVATTCNLEAVMDGYYKFLFPLNPGNIRPIMPGGCEPDALLRPHNRETLSVPEGVQACR from the exons ATGCTTAACTCCTCGTTCATAGGCTCCTCACTCCCTACCACCACTACTTTTTACTCGAAACCCACCAAAACCCACAAACACCACCCTACAATAACCTCTCTCAACCGCCCACCACCACCAcaaaaccctaaccctagcCCTAATTTCATAACCACAATCTCTAAATTCTTATGGGGCCCATCTCTTCCACCTCAACTCCTCATCTCCACCGTACGTTCCACTTGGTCCACGACATGGCAAATCATGATGTCCCAGCTCGCCCCGTCCGACCCATCTGGCAGTTATACCCGACCCACTTCCCAATTTCGCGCCAAACCTGGGAACCAATTTTCCCGCCAAAACTTCAAGAATCTCCATCTCTATGTTGGCTTGCCTTGCCCTTGGGCTCACAGGACCCTCATGGTCAGGGCTCTGAAGGGTCTCCAAGAATCAATCCCGGTGTCGATTGCGGCCCCGGGACTCGATGGTTCTTGGATTTTCTTGAATAGTGGAACCCGGGACAAGGACAGGCTTGTCCCGGGCTCGGATAACGTGAATGGGTGTAGGAGTCTTAGGGAGGTTTATAAGCTCAGGGCAGGCGGTTATAGTGGCAGGTCAACTGTTCCGATGCTTTGGGATGTCGATAAGAAAGATGTAGTGTGTAATGAGAGTTATGATATTATCGAATTGCTCAATGCAAGCTTTAATGACATTGCCTTGAATCCTGATTTGGACCTTTCGCCTCCGGAATTGAAGAAAGATATAGAGAAGTGGAATGCCATTATCTACCCGAATATCAACAACGGTGTTTATAG GTGTGGGTTTGCACAGAGTCAGGAAGCGTATGATAAAGCAGTAAATCAGTTGTTTGACGCATTGGATCTGATAGATAATCATTTGGGCACTTCACGGTATCTATGCGGCGATAGGCTTACACTCTCTGATGTATGCCTCTTTACCACGTTGATTCGGTTTGATATTGTATACAATGTTTTGTTCAAGTGCACAAAGAAGAAGCTTGTTGAATATCCCAACCTTCATGGCTATATGAGAGATATATACCAG ATTCCAGAGGTTGCAACAACTTGCAATCTTGAAGCAGTAATGGATGGTTACTACAAGTTTCTTTTTCCATTGAATCCAGGCAACATTCGACCTATAATGCCTGGTGGTTGCGAGCCTGATGCCCTCTTGAGACCTCACAACAGAGAAACACTTTCCGTGCCAGAAGGTGTTCAG GCATGCAGGTGA
- the LOC108207172 gene encoding uncharacterized protein LOC108207172 isoform X1 yields the protein MLNSSFIGSSLPTTTTFYSKPTKTHKHHPTITSLNRPPPPQNPNPSPNFITTISKFLWGPSLPPQLLISTVRSTWSTTWQIMMSQLAPSDPSGSYTRPTSQFRAKPGNQFSRQNFKNLHLYVGLPCPWAHRTLMVRALKGLQESIPVSIAAPGLDGSWIFLNSGTRDKDRLVPGSDNVNGCRSLREVYKLRAGGYSGRSTVPMLWDVDKKDVVCNESYDIIELLNASFNDIALNPDLDLSPPELKKDIEKWNAIIYPNINNGVYRCGFAQSQEAYDKAVNQLFDALDLIDNHLGTSRYLCGDRLTLSDVCLFTTLIRFDIVYNVLFKCTKKKLVEYPNLHGYMRDIYQIPEVATTCNLEAVMDGYYKFLFPLNPGNIRPIMPGGCEPDALLRPHNRETLSVPEGVQILVKLNTEGDELAIKQKQAWDEEMKACGYS from the exons ATGCTTAACTCCTCGTTCATAGGCTCCTCACTCCCTACCACCACTACTTTTTACTCGAAACCCACCAAAACCCACAAACACCACCCTACAATAACCTCTCTCAACCGCCCACCACCACCAcaaaaccctaaccctagcCCTAATTTCATAACCACAATCTCTAAATTCTTATGGGGCCCATCTCTTCCACCTCAACTCCTCATCTCCACCGTACGTTCCACTTGGTCCACGACATGGCAAATCATGATGTCCCAGCTCGCCCCGTCCGACCCATCTGGCAGTTATACCCGACCCACTTCCCAATTTCGCGCCAAACCTGGGAACCAATTTTCCCGCCAAAACTTCAAGAATCTCCATCTCTATGTTGGCTTGCCTTGCCCTTGGGCTCACAGGACCCTCATGGTCAGGGCTCTGAAGGGTCTCCAAGAATCAATCCCGGTGTCGATTGCGGCCCCGGGACTCGATGGTTCTTGGATTTTCTTGAATAGTGGAACCCGGGACAAGGACAGGCTTGTCCCGGGCTCGGATAACGTGAATGGGTGTAGGAGTCTTAGGGAGGTTTATAAGCTCAGGGCAGGCGGTTATAGTGGCAGGTCAACTGTTCCGATGCTTTGGGATGTCGATAAGAAAGATGTAGTGTGTAATGAGAGTTATGATATTATCGAATTGCTCAATGCAAGCTTTAATGACATTGCCTTGAATCCTGATTTGGACCTTTCGCCTCCGGAATTGAAGAAAGATATAGAGAAGTGGAATGCCATTATCTACCCGAATATCAACAACGGTGTTTATAG GTGTGGGTTTGCACAGAGTCAGGAAGCGTATGATAAAGCAGTAAATCAGTTGTTTGACGCATTGGATCTGATAGATAATCATTTGGGCACTTCACGGTATCTATGCGGCGATAGGCTTACACTCTCTGATGTATGCCTCTTTACCACGTTGATTCGGTTTGATATTGTATACAATGTTTTGTTCAAGTGCACAAAGAAGAAGCTTGTTGAATATCCCAACCTTCATGGCTATATGAGAGATATATACCAG ATTCCAGAGGTTGCAACAACTTGCAATCTTGAAGCAGTAATGGATGGTTACTACAAGTTTCTTTTTCCATTGAATCCAGGCAACATTCGACCTATAATGCCTGGTGGTTGCGAGCCTGATGCCCTCTTGAGACCTCACAACAGAGAAACACTTTCCGTGCCAGAAGGTGTTCAG ATCCTTGTCAAACTGAATACCGAAGGAGATGAATTAGCCATTAAACAGAAACAAGCATGGGATGAAGAGATGAAGGCCTGCGGATATTCCTAA
- the LOC108207172 gene encoding uncharacterized protein LOC108207172 isoform X3 → MLNSSFIGSSLPTTTTFYSKPTKTHKHHPTITSLNRPPPPQNPNPSPNFITTISKFLWGPSLPPQLLISTVRSTWSTTWQIMMSQLAPSDPSGSYTRPTSQFRAKPGNQFSRQNFKNLHLYVGLPCPWAHRTLMVRALKGLQESIPVSIAAPGLDGSWIFLNSGTRDKDRLVPGSDNVNGCRSLREVYKLRAGGYSGRSTVPMLWDVDKKDVVCNESYDIIELLNASFNDIALNPDLDLSPPELKKDIEKWNAIIYPNINNGVYRCGFAQSQEAYDKAVNQLFDALDLIDNHLGTSRYLCGDRLTLSDVCLFTTLIRFDIVYNVLFKCTKKKLVEYPNLHGYMRDIYQIPEVATTCNLEAVMDGYYKFLFPLNPGNIRPIMPGGCEPDALLRPHNRETLSVPEGVQL, encoded by the exons ATGCTTAACTCCTCGTTCATAGGCTCCTCACTCCCTACCACCACTACTTTTTACTCGAAACCCACCAAAACCCACAAACACCACCCTACAATAACCTCTCTCAACCGCCCACCACCACCAcaaaaccctaaccctagcCCTAATTTCATAACCACAATCTCTAAATTCTTATGGGGCCCATCTCTTCCACCTCAACTCCTCATCTCCACCGTACGTTCCACTTGGTCCACGACATGGCAAATCATGATGTCCCAGCTCGCCCCGTCCGACCCATCTGGCAGTTATACCCGACCCACTTCCCAATTTCGCGCCAAACCTGGGAACCAATTTTCCCGCCAAAACTTCAAGAATCTCCATCTCTATGTTGGCTTGCCTTGCCCTTGGGCTCACAGGACCCTCATGGTCAGGGCTCTGAAGGGTCTCCAAGAATCAATCCCGGTGTCGATTGCGGCCCCGGGACTCGATGGTTCTTGGATTTTCTTGAATAGTGGAACCCGGGACAAGGACAGGCTTGTCCCGGGCTCGGATAACGTGAATGGGTGTAGGAGTCTTAGGGAGGTTTATAAGCTCAGGGCAGGCGGTTATAGTGGCAGGTCAACTGTTCCGATGCTTTGGGATGTCGATAAGAAAGATGTAGTGTGTAATGAGAGTTATGATATTATCGAATTGCTCAATGCAAGCTTTAATGACATTGCCTTGAATCCTGATTTGGACCTTTCGCCTCCGGAATTGAAGAAAGATATAGAGAAGTGGAATGCCATTATCTACCCGAATATCAACAACGGTGTTTATAG GTGTGGGTTTGCACAGAGTCAGGAAGCGTATGATAAAGCAGTAAATCAGTTGTTTGACGCATTGGATCTGATAGATAATCATTTGGGCACTTCACGGTATCTATGCGGCGATAGGCTTACACTCTCTGATGTATGCCTCTTTACCACGTTGATTCGGTTTGATATTGTATACAATGTTTTGTTCAAGTGCACAAAGAAGAAGCTTGTTGAATATCCCAACCTTCATGGCTATATGAGAGATATATACCAG ATTCCAGAGGTTGCAACAACTTGCAATCTTGAAGCAGTAATGGATGGTTACTACAAGTTTCTTTTTCCATTGAATCCAGGCAACATTCGACCTATAATGCCTGGTGGTTGCGAGCCTGATGCCCTCTTGAGACCTCACAACAGAGAAACACTTTCCGTGCCAGAAGGTGTTCAG CTTTGA